From Aliarcobacter butzleri, the proteins below share one genomic window:
- a CDS encoding DMT family transporter, protein MNKNIFYILIVLAMISWGTSWISTKVLTNYINAYELVFLRMGICFVTMIPIIYFLKLSFKVNLKSFILILIASLLLVLYSISMFWGVEHGTGSFGGALVPTLIPINTFILLAIINKKTISLKHSFALVLGAFGVLNMLNVWNFNLNEILSKDNVYFILASLLWAILTIVTAKATKVNAFVFTFYTYIISTFVLYIFYIDNSLFERVYDYDFIFWFNIFVITILSTTFGTSIYFIGATKLGTKEVSSFVFLVPASAMATGSIFLGEKITLNMIIGTIFAIIAIYILNNLNLFQIFKKQKS, encoded by the coding sequence ATGAACAAAAATATATTTTATATATTAATTGTTCTTGCTATGATTTCATGGGGAACTTCTTGGATAAGTACAAAAGTTCTTACAAATTATATTAATGCATATGAGTTAGTATTTCTTAGAATGGGAATTTGTTTTGTTACTATGATTCCTATTATTTACTTTTTAAAACTATCTTTTAAAGTTAATTTAAAATCTTTTATTTTAATTTTAATAGCTTCACTACTTTTAGTTTTATATAGTATTTCTATGTTTTGGGGAGTTGAACATGGAACTGGAAGTTTTGGAGGAGCACTTGTTCCAACATTAATTCCAATAAATACTTTTATCCTATTAGCAATAATAAATAAAAAAACTATAAGTTTAAAACACTCTTTTGCCTTAGTTTTAGGTGCTTTTGGTGTTTTAAATATGCTAAATGTTTGGAATTTTAATTTAAATGAAATACTTTCAAAAGATAATGTATATTTTATTTTGGCTTCACTTTTATGGGCAATTTTAACTATTGTTACAGCAAAAGCTACAAAAGTAAATGCTTTTGTTTTTACATTTTATACTTACATAATTTCAACTTTTGTACTTTATATATTTTATATTGATAACTCTTTATTTGAAAGAGTTTATGACTATGATTTTATATTTTGGTTCAATATCTTTGTAATTACGATTTTAAGTACAACATTTGGAACATCAATATATTTTATAGGAGCTACAAAATTAGGCACAAAAGAGGTTTCATCTTTTGTATTTTTAGTTCCAGCTTCAGCTATGGCAACAGGAAGTATATTCTTAGGAGAAAAGATTACTTTAAATATGATTATTGGAACAATTTTTGCAATAATCGCAATTTATATCTTAAATAATTTAAACTTATTTCAGATATTTAAAAAGCAGAAATCTTAA
- a CDS encoding molybdopterin molybdotransferase MoeA, which produces MRNFISYEKSLEILNNIKLNKGVTQKLFIIDAIGKVLAKDIIANHNSPEFPTSGMDGYAIKYEDINSDFLEIIDKNPAGFVVSSEVSKGKCIKTFTGSLMPKGSNTLVPIENVQVIDNKIKITQEVPFSFAVRNVGENYKKDEVLIKEGTIIGFAEIGVLSSLNISLVEVFVNPTIAVASTGSEILELGETQTNDSQIRSSNHLTLEALFKSAGANVLQMGTIKDDIQTITNFFENALQKADIVVTTGGVSVGDYDFVQDVVKDRLKAEVLFHGVSIKPGMHILVALKDGKIIVALPGFAYSSTVCAILYVLPLIYRLKNSNEKLPIVKAKISCDFPKKMKKTIFAACNVSYENGEYIINFEGKKSGTSAILTNMLENPALLIQNEDSCDIKNGDLVDILLLNNLK; this is translated from the coding sequence ATGAGAAATTTTATAAGCTACGAAAAATCTCTTGAGATTTTAAATAATATTAAACTAAATAAAGGTGTTACTCAAAAACTTTTTATTATAGATGCTATTGGAAAAGTTTTAGCAAAAGATATCATAGCAAATCATAATAGCCCAGAATTTCCAACTTCAGGAATGGATGGTTACGCAATAAAATATGAAGATATAAATAGTGATTTTTTAGAAATAATAGACAAAAATCCAGCAGGTTTTGTAGTATCTTCAGAAGTTTCAAAAGGAAAATGTATAAAAACATTTACTGGTTCGCTTATGCCAAAAGGAAGTAATACTTTAGTTCCTATTGAAAATGTTCAAGTAATAGATAATAAAATAAAAATTACTCAAGAAGTTCCTTTTTCATTTGCTGTAAGAAATGTAGGAGAAAATTACAAAAAAGATGAAGTTCTGATTAAAGAAGGAACGATTATTGGTTTTGCTGAAATTGGTGTTTTATCATCACTAAATATCTCTTTAGTTGAAGTTTTTGTAAATCCTACTATTGCAGTTGCAAGTACAGGAAGTGAGATTTTAGAACTGGGAGAGACTCAAACAAATGATTCACAAATAAGAAGTTCAAATCATCTAACTTTGGAAGCTTTATTTAAAAGTGCTGGTGCAAATGTACTTCAAATGGGAACAATCAAAGATGATATACAAACTATAACAAACTTTTTTGAAAATGCTTTACAAAAAGCAGATATAGTTGTAACAACAGGTGGTGTTTCTGTTGGAGATTACGATTTTGTACAAGATGTTGTAAAAGATAGATTAAAAGCTGAAGTTTTATTTCATGGAGTTTCTATAAAACCTGGTATGCATATACTTGTTGCTTTAAAAGATGGAAAAATAATAGTTGCACTTCCAGGTTTTGCTTATTCTTCAACTGTTTGTGCAATACTTTATGTTTTACCTTTGATTTATAGATTGAAAAATTCAAATGAAAAACTACCAATTGTAAAAGCTAAAATAAGTTGTGATTTTCCAAAAAAAATGAAAAAAACTATATTTGCAGCTTGTAATGTATCTTATGAAAATGGTGAATATATCATAAACTTTGAAGGCAAAAAATCAGGAACAAGTGCAATTTTGACAAATATGCTTGAAAATCCAGCTTTACTTATTCAAAATGAAGATAGTTGCGATATAAAAAATGGTGATTTAGTAGATATTTTATTGCTAAATAATCTTAAATAA
- a CDS encoding tRNA 2-thiocytidine(32) synthetase TtcA, whose translation MVELSKKISTIVGRTNAEYGLIKEGDKVLVGFSGGKDSLTLIHSLNRLKKVVPYNFEFKAVTVTYGMGEQVEFLSNHCKEHGIEHEIINTEIFELAGEKIRKNSSFCSFFSRMRRGYLYSTALEQGYNKVALGHHLDDAMESFFMNFFYNGTMRTMPPIYKAENGLEVIRPLIFCRERQLRAFANTNEIRVIGDEACPGLRFDVKMPHARATTKELLAKLEEENPKIFVSMKAAFSNIQLPTFFYKDLKDIKLNLQEDENI comes from the coding sequence TTGGTTGAATTGAGTAAAAAAATATCTACAATCGTTGGTAGAACAAATGCAGAATATGGATTAATAAAAGAAGGTGATAAAGTATTAGTTGGTTTTTCTGGGGGGAAAGACTCTTTAACATTAATTCATTCATTAAATAGATTAAAAAAAGTAGTTCCATATAATTTTGAATTTAAAGCAGTAACTGTTACATATGGAATGGGAGAACAAGTTGAATTTTTAAGTAATCATTGTAAAGAACATGGTATAGAACATGAGATAATAAATACAGAGATTTTTGAACTTGCAGGAGAAAAAATAAGAAAAAATTCATCTTTTTGTTCGTTTTTTTCAAGAATGAGAAGAGGTTATTTATACTCAACTGCACTTGAACAAGGATACAATAAAGTTGCTCTTGGGCATCATTTAGATGATGCAATGGAGTCATTTTTTATGAACTTTTTTTACAATGGTACGATGAGAACAATGCCACCAATTTACAAAGCTGAAAATGGATTAGAAGTTATTCGACCTTTGATCTTTTGTCGAGAAAGACAACTAAGAGCATTTGCAAATACAAATGAAATAAGAGTTATTGGTGATGAAGCTTGTCCAGGACTTAGATTTGATGTAAAAATGCCACATGCAAGAGCAACTACAAAAGAACTATTAGCAAAACTTGAAGAAGAAAATCCAAAGATTTTTGTATCTATGAAAGCTGCTTTTAGTAATATTCAACTGCCAACATTTTTTTATAAAGATTTAAAAGATATAAAATTAAATTTGCAAGAAGATGAAAATATATGA
- a CDS encoding 2-thiouracil desulfurase family protein gives MKILVSSCLLGEDVRYDGLNSSVAFNPKFPFSLKELFMDILCENEIYSFCPEVAGGLGIPRNPAEIVKNEKPFKILDNEQNDVTINFLLGAKKALDTCKNENILVALLKSKSPSCSNKEIYDGTFSNNLVQGQGLTARLLEENGIKVFNENELKELAKFIKKNKSL, from the coding sequence ATGAAAATATTAGTTTCATCTTGTCTTTTAGGAGAAGATGTAAGATATGATGGATTAAATTCATCAGTTGCATTTAACCCTAAGTTTCCATTTTCTTTAAAAGAACTTTTTATGGATATTTTATGCGAAAATGAAATTTACTCTTTTTGTCCAGAAGTTGCAGGAGGATTAGGAATTCCAAGAAATCCTGCTGAGATTGTAAAAAATGAAAAACCATTTAAAATTCTAGATAATGAACAAAATGATGTAACAATAAATTTTTTATTAGGTGCAAAAAAAGCTTTAGATACATGCAAAAATGAAAATATTTTAGTGGCACTTTTAAAGTCAAAATCACCATCTTGTAGTAATAAAGAGATTTATGATGGAACTTTTTCTAATAATTTAGTTCAAGGACAAGGACTTACAGCAAGATTATTAGAAGAAAATGGAATAAAAGTTTTTAATGAAAATGAACTAAAAGAGTTAGCAAAATTTATAAAGAAAAATAAATCTTTATAA